A genomic stretch from Malus domestica chromosome 15, GDT2T_hap1 includes:
- the LOC103424919 gene encoding peroxidase 25: MKAVVSVLLIILVMVLPAKGQLKAGFYSSSCPKAEATVRSTVESYYNKDPTIAAGLLRLHFHDCFVQGCDGSVLIKGASSEGNALPNQGLKGFEVIDDAKAQVEALCPGVVSCADILALAARDSVDLSDGPSWSVPTGRRDGRVSLSSQASNLPSPLDSVAVQRQKFAAKGLDDHDLVTLVGGHTIGETHCQFIRYRLYNFTATGNSDPTINQAFLAQLQALCPMNGDGTKPVALDRGSQTKFDVSFFKNVKDGNAVLESDQRLWGDDATRKIMQNYAGNIRGLLGFRFDFEFPKAMIKMGSIEVKIGTQGEIRKVCSKFN, encoded by the exons ATGAAAGCCGTGGTGTCGGTTTTGCTTATCATTCTGGTAATGGTTTTGCCTGCAAAAGGTCAACTGAAAGCTGGATTCTACTCTTCCTCATGTCCAAAAGCAGAGGCCACGGTGAGATCCACAGTTGAATCATACTACAACAAAGATCCCACCATTGCTGCAGGCTTGCTCAGGCTTCACTTCCACGACTGCTTCGTTCAG GGTTGTGACGGTTCAGTTTTGATCAAGGGCGCTTCATCGGAGGGGAATGCCTTGCCGAATCAAGGGTTGAAAGGATTCGAAGTGATTGATGATGCAAAAGCTCAAGTAGAGGCCTTGTGTCCTGGAGTTGTCTCGTGTGCTGATATTCTTGCATTGGCTGCTCGAGATTCTGTTGACTTA AGCGACGGTCCAAGTTGGTCGGTGCCTACCGGAAGAAGGGATGGCAGGGTCTCTTTGTCATCTCAAGCCTCAAACCTACCTTCTCCTCTTGATTCAGTTGCCGTGCAAAGGCAAAAATTTGCTGCTAAAGGCCTCGACGATCATGATCTCGTAACCCTAGTTG GGGGACATACCATTGGCGAAACGCACTGCCAGTTTATCCGATACCGGCTCTACAATTTCACAGCCACAGGCAACTCCGACCCGACCATAAATCAAGCATtcctagcacaactccaagctcTGTGCCCGATGAACGGTGACGGAACGAAGCCGGTGGCATTGGACAGAGGAAGCCAGACCAAGTTTGATGTGAGCTTCTTCAAGAATGTGAAGGATGGAAATGCAGTTTTGGAGTCGGATCAGAGGCTTTGGGGTGATGACGCAACGCGTAAGATAATGCAAAACTATGCTGGCAACATTAGGGGATTGCTAGGGTTTAGATTTGATTTTGAATTCCCAAAAGCTATGATTAAAATGGGTAGCATTGAGGTGAAAATTGGTACACAAGGTGAGATTAGGAAAGTGTgctcaaaatttaattaa
- the LOC139192309 gene encoding uncharacterized protein, with amino-acid sequence MQSRCLMECQKEELRTQCLIFSPWMEQFKSGLALNEYTNCALRALRAIRMLRFLLDEGGVRELQIVEAVFRQLCQLTETSIKIVSDQLSIVDITLLYPTFPNSLEQGKYGVPLQGLRVNSPILYLVSSNQLDIEYHIN; translated from the exons ATGCAATCCAGATGTTTGATGGAATGCCAAAAAGAAGAATTAAGGACCCAATGCCTAATTTTCTCACCTTGGATGGAACAATTCAAGTCTGGTTTGGCTCTTAATGAGTATACAAACTGTGCTTTGAGAGCTTTAAGGGCAATTCGAATGTTGAGATTTCTATTGGATGAGGGAGGCGTACGAGAACTACAAATTGTCGAGGCTGTGTTTAGGCAACTGTGTCAGTTGACAGAAACAAGTATTAAAATTGTTTCGGATCAATTGAGCATTGTGGACATTACACTTTTGTATCCT ACATTTCCAAACAGTCTCGAGCAAGGAAAATATGGTGTACCACTTCAAG GCCTACGAGTGAATTCCCCCATCCTTTATCTCGTGTCAAGCAACCAATTGGATATAGA gtATCATATCAATTAG
- the LOC103400421 gene encoding heme oxygenase 1, chloroplastic-like, translated as MASLTPISQSQSLFNKNQFKLPPILSSDFFPKKFSVSFLRMNSGVPTNAAAAAAGVVSATTAEKAKKRYPGEAKGFVEEMRFVAMKLHTRDQAKEGEKEVKEPQEGPVAKWEPTVDGYLKFLVDSKLVYDTLEGIVEKAPFPFYAEFRNTGLERSEKLAKDLEWFKKQGYAIPEPSAPGVTYAEYLKELSEKDPQAFICHFYNIYFAHSAGGRMIGKKVAEMILDKKELEFYKWDGELPQLLQNVREKLNKVAESWTREEKNHCLEETEKSFKHSGEILRLILS; from the exons ATGGCTTCTTTAACCCCGATTTCGCAATCCCAATCACTTTTCAACAAAAACCAGTTCAAGTTACCCCCAATTTTGAGCTCCGATTTCTTTCCGAAGAAGTTCTCTGTTTCGTTTCTGAGGATGAATTCCGGAGTGCCCACGAacgcggcggcggcggcggccgGGGTGGTTTCAGCCACCACGGCGGAGAAGGCGAAGAAGAGGTACCCCGGGGAGGCGAAGGGGTTCGTGGAGGAGATGAGGTTCGTGGCGATGAAGTTGCACACCAGGGACCAAGCTAAGGAGGGGGAGAAGGAAGTGAAGGAGCCGCAGGAGGGGCCGGTGGCTAAGTGGGAGCCAACGGTTGATGGGTATTTGAAGTTTTTGGTGGATAGCAAGTTGGTTTATGATACCCTTGAAGGGATTGTTGAAAAAGCCCCCTTTCCTTTTT ACGCTGAGTTCAGAAATACTGGATTGGAAAGGTCTGAAAAGTTGGCGAAAGATTTGGAGTGGTTTAAGAAGCAAGGGTATGCCATACCAGAACCTTCTGCTCCGGGTGTAACCTACGCAGAGTATCTTAAGGAACTGTCGGAGAAGGATCCTCAAGCATTTATTTGCCACTTCTACAACATATACTTTGCTCATTCAGCTGGTGGTCGAATGATTGGGAAAAAg GTGGCGGAAATGATACTTGATAAAAAGGAATTGGAATTCTACAAATGGGACGGCGAGCTTCCCCAACTGTTGCAGAATGTACGGGAGAAGTTAAATAAAGTTGCGGAG AGCTGGACGAGGGAGGAGAAGAACCACTGCTTGGAAGAAACCGAGAAATCGTTCAAACATTCGGGAGAGATTCTGCGTCTTATATTGTCATGA
- the LOC139191697 gene encoding uncharacterized protein, which translates to MAVDPEENARLAFDELPIGEDLPETIEMFIKWICNVVIEIPWYYMATSRNWNDNEEDVLLTILEEMVVDGVRCETGSFKAGTFVMVATKMREMIPSINIEPKHIQNKLKRLKEKYSSAYDMMNTSGFGWNDEKKCVVVDSDDVLQLWVKKHPNAYYKPNKPFPLYPRLCTVFGRDRATGSMAESAADAMENMGMENEDCDETFEMPPTSPTPSPSVGTSSASQPLRKRKRNKNDADANIVVVIREGWDKAVTEMKNLGESFTLREAKAKLPSQLKAMGIPYDQVLKISMKLVKDTDMFSFWCTLDDSDKPDFIKMFMDGI; encoded by the exons ATGGCGGTTGATCCTGAGGAAAATGCAAGGCTTGCATTTGATGAATTGCCTATAGGGGAAGATTTACCAGAA ACTATTGAGATGTTTATTAAGTGGATTTGTAATGTGGTAATTGAGATCCCTTGGT ATTATATGGCCACCTCACGTAATTGGAATGATAATGAGGAGGATGTGCTGCTTACCATCCTCGAGGAGATGGTAGTTGATGGTGTTAGGTGTGAGACCGGCAGTTTTAAGGCTGGTACATTTGTAATGGTTGCCACCAAGATGAGGGAGATGATTCCGAGCATTAATATAGAgccaaagcatatacaaaacaAGCTGAAGCGTCTGAAAGAAAAGTATTCCTCTGCATATGACATGATGAATACCTCTGGATTTGGTTGGAATGACGAAAAAAAATGTGTTGTTGTGGATAGTGACGATGTACTACAACTGTGGGTGAAG AAACATCCTAATGCATATTACAAACCAAATAAGCCATTTCCATTGTATCCACGCTTGTGTACGGTGTTTGGGAGAGACCGAGCCACGGGTAGTATGGCTGAATCAGCAGCAGATGCAATGGAAAACATGGGAATGGAAAATGAGGATTGCGATGAGACCTTCGAGATGCCTCCGACTTCACCTACCCCATCTCCTTCTGTTGGTACATCCAGTGCATCTCAACCTCttaggaagaggaagaggaataaGAATGATGCTGATGCAAATATTGTAGTTGTTATTCGTGAAGGTTGGGATAAAGCAGTTACTGAAATGAAGAATTTAGGGGAAAGTTTTACTTTAAGAGAAGCTAAAGCCAAGTTACCTTCTCAACTTAAGGCCATGGGTATCCCATACGATCAGGTGCTGAAAATTtcaatgaagttagtgaaagatACTGATATGTTTAGTTTTTGGTGTACCCTGGATGACTCTGACAAGCCAGATTTCATTAAAATGTTTATGGATGGCATCTGA
- the LOC103415742 gene encoding SPX domain-containing protein 1 has protein sequence MKFGKSLSNQIDETLPEWRDKFLSYKELKKRLKLIEPKAADRPAKRPRIDPSAADFNDGGNKEDISAAEINFIQLLEDELEKFNSFFVEKEEEYIIRLKEIQDRVAKAKPYSDEIIKIRKEIVDFHGEMVLLENYSALNYTGLVKILKKYDKRTGALMRLPFIQKVLQQPFFTTDLLYKLVKECEITLDQLFSMNEHPVSTEGSYGDDGRNPSTSAPTKSDGISRVSRELSEIEYMESLYMKSTISALRALKEIRSGSSTVSAFSLPPLQTSGLEDAWKKAPVLEQVAK, from the exons ATGAAGTTCGGTAAGAGCCTGAGCAACCAGATCGACGAGACCCTGCCGGAATGGCGGGACAAGTTCTTGTCCTACAAGGAGCTCAAGAAGAGGTTGAAGCTCATCGAACCCAAAGCCGCCGACCGCCCCGCCAAGCGCCCCAGAATTGACCCCTCCGCCGCCGATTTTAACGACGGCGGCAATAAGGAGGACATTTCCGCGGCGGAGATCAATTTCATTCAGTTGTTGGAGGACGAGCTCGAGAAATTTAACTCCTTCTTCGTCGAGAAGGAGGAAGAGTACATTATTAGATTGAAG GAGATACAAGACAGAGTAGCGAAAGCAAAGCCTTACAGCGACGAGATTATTAAGATCCGCAAGGAGATTGTGGACTTCCATGGAGAGATGGTTTTGTTGGAGAATTACAGCGCCCTCAACTATACAG GATTGGTAAAGATACTGAAGAAGTACGATAAACGAACAGGTGCTCTTATGCGCTTGCCCTTTATCCAGAAGGTCTTGCAACAGCCTTTCTTCACCACCGACTTGCTCTACAAGCTCGTGAAGGAGTGTGAGATAACGCTTGACCAGCTCTTTTCCATGAACGAACATCCCGTATCAACTGAAGGATCTTATGGGGATGACGGGCGCAATCCTTCAACTTCTGCCCCGACCAAGAGTGATGGCATTAGCAGAGTATCCAGAGAACTTTCAGAGATAGAGTATATGGAGAGCTTGTACATGAAAAGTACAATATCGGCATTGCGCGCGTTGAAGGAAATTCGGAGCGGAAGCTCAACGGTTAGCGCCTTCTCGTTGCCGCCGCTGCAAACCAGCGGATTGGAAGACGCATGGAAAAAAGCCCCTGTTCTGGAACAAGTTGCTAAGTAG